In a single window of the Diospyros lotus cultivar Yz01 chromosome 10, ASM1463336v1, whole genome shotgun sequence genome:
- the LOC127812279 gene encoding uncharacterized protein LOC127812279 codes for MSSLGTSKGILEIAKFAVYVTVPIGLMYFFANNTKNLQKVMGNRSYVVYPPEGPRPQSPEELREMAREIARQKNTR; via the exons ATGTCTTCACTAGGAACTTCAAAGGGCATCCTGGAGATTGCAAAATTTGCAGTTTACGTGACTGTTCCGATCGGTCTCATGTACTTCTTCGCCAACAATACGAAGAATCTGCAGAAAGTCATGGGCAAT CGTTCATATGTAGTGTATCCGCCCGAGGGGCCAAGACCACAGTCACCGGAGGAACTGAGGGAGATGGCTCGAGAAATAGCTCGCCAGAAAAACACACGCTGA